One region of Mus musculus strain C57BL/6J chromosome 15, GRCm38.p6 C57BL/6J genomic DNA includes:
- the Cerk gene encoding ceramide kinase isoform X2 gives MFSEVLHGVIGRTQQSAGIDPNHPRAVLVPSTLRIGIIPAGSTDCVCYSTVGTNDAETSALHIIIGDSLAIDVSSVHYHNTLLRYSVSLLGYGFYGDLIKDSEKKRWMGLVRYDFSGLKTFLSHQYYEGTLSFLPAQHTVGSPRDNKPCRAGCFVCRQSKQQLEEEEKKALYGLENAEEMEEWQVTCGKFLAINATNMSCACPRSPGGLSPFAHLGDGSSDLILIRKCSRFNFLRFLIRHTNQEDQFDFTFVEVYRVKKFHFTSKHVEDEDNDSKEQEKQKFGKICKDRPSCTCSASRSSWNCDGEVMHSPAIEVRVHCQLVRLFARGIEEES, from the exons ATGTTCAGCGAGGTGCTGcatggggtgattgggaggacgCAGCAGAGCGCTGGTATCGACCCCAATCACCCCCGAGCCGTGCTGGTGCCCAGTACCCTCAGGATCGGCATCATACCCGCAG GGTCCACAGATTGTGTGTGTTACTCAACAGTGGGCACAAACGACGCAGAGACATCGGCTTTGCACATCATTATTG GGGACTCACTGGCAATAGACGTGTCCTCTGTGCACTACCATAACACGCTGCTGCGGTACTCGGTTTCTCTGCTGGGCTACGGTTTCTACGGGGACTTAATCAAGGACAGTGAAAAGAAACGGTGGATGGGCCTCGTCCGGTATGATTTCTCAG GGTTGAAGACCTTTCTCTCTCATCAGTACTATGAAGGGACACTGTCCTTCCTCCCAGCACAGCACACGGTGGGATCTCCACGGGACAATAAACCCTGCCGGGCTGG GTGCTTCGTGtgcaggcagagcaagcaacagctggaagaagaagagaagaaagcccTGTATGGCCTGGAGAACGCCG AGGAAATGGAAGAGTGGCAAGTGACATGTGGGAAGTTCCTGGCCATCAATGCCACCAACATGTCCTGTGCTTGTCCTCGGAGCCCTGGGGGCCTGTCCCCATTTGCCCATCTGGGAGATGGGTCTTCTGACCTCATCCTTATCCGGAAGTGCTCCAGGTTCAACTTCCTGAGATTCCTCATCCGGCACACGAACCAGGAGGACCAG TTCGACTTCACTTTCGTTGAAGTTTATCGAGTCAAGAAATTCCACTTCACGTCGAAGCACGTGGAAGACGAGGACAATGACTCGAAGGAACAAGAGAAGCAGAAGTTTGGGAAGATCTGCAAGGACAGACCCTCTTGCACTTGCTCAGCCTCCAGAAGCTCCTGGAACTGCGATGGCGAAGTCATGCACAGCCCGGCCATTGAGGTCAG GGTCCACTGCCAGCTGGTGCGCCTCTTTGCTCGGGGAATCGAGGAAGAGTCATAA
- the Cerk gene encoding ceramide kinase isoform X3, which translates to MFSEVLHGVIGRTQQSAGIDPNHPRAVLVPSTLRIGIIPAGSTDCVCYSTVGTNDAETSALHIIIGLKTFLSHQYYEGTLSFLPAQHTVGSPRDNKPCRAGCFVCRQSKQQLEEEEKKALYGLENAEEMEEWQVTCGKFLAINATNMSCACPRSPGGLSPFAHLGDGSSDLILIRKCSRFNFLRFLIRHTNQEDQFDFTFVEVYRVKKFHFTSKHVEDEDNDSKEQEKQKFGKICKDRPSCTCSASRSSWNCDGEVMHSPAIEVRVHCQLVRLFARGIEEES; encoded by the exons ATGTTCAGCGAGGTGCTGcatggggtgattgggaggacgCAGCAGAGCGCTGGTATCGACCCCAATCACCCCCGAGCCGTGCTGGTGCCCAGTACCCTCAGGATCGGCATCATACCCGCAG GGTCCACAGATTGTGTGTGTTACTCAACAGTGGGCACAAACGACGCAGAGACATCGGCTTTGCACATCATTATTG GGTTGAAGACCTTTCTCTCTCATCAGTACTATGAAGGGACACTGTCCTTCCTCCCAGCACAGCACACGGTGGGATCTCCACGGGACAATAAACCCTGCCGGGCTGG GTGCTTCGTGtgcaggcagagcaagcaacagctggaagaagaagagaagaaagcccTGTATGGCCTGGAGAACGCCG AGGAAATGGAAGAGTGGCAAGTGACATGTGGGAAGTTCCTGGCCATCAATGCCACCAACATGTCCTGTGCTTGTCCTCGGAGCCCTGGGGGCCTGTCCCCATTTGCCCATCTGGGAGATGGGTCTTCTGACCTCATCCTTATCCGGAAGTGCTCCAGGTTCAACTTCCTGAGATTCCTCATCCGGCACACGAACCAGGAGGACCAG TTCGACTTCACTTTCGTTGAAGTTTATCGAGTCAAGAAATTCCACTTCACGTCGAAGCACGTGGAAGACGAGGACAATGACTCGAAGGAACAAGAGAAGCAGAAGTTTGGGAAGATCTGCAAGGACAGACCCTCTTGCACTTGCTCAGCCTCCAGAAGCTCCTGGAACTGCGATGGCGAAGTCATGCACAGCCCGGCCATTGAGGTCAG GGTCCACTGCCAGCTGGTGCGCCTCTTTGCTCGGGGAATCGAGGAAGAGTCATAA